The following are encoded in a window of Staphylococcus piscifermentans genomic DNA:
- a CDS encoding competence protein CoiA → MLIGMSDSGQLTMANHADGNTAYYCPHCKSKLILKKGNTKVPHFAHYHLSPTYCSKSETLLHYQVKYYLAYLLKNHGYDVQIEPYIKGAYQYPDLLVNQQFALEIQFSNISVTEIQKRSLGLQLRGIQVIWIADLNQIMTSQMRFNQMISSFIHPYDRNLYAFDTGSQTLKVIENIQHIGGSRFKGMLRRADVETIFQQRKSEITHEVKRLTSTQIHRYVKSCRKARSVLEPTLSSLYQMRKNTEWLAHHCNYLFPQQLYICNHPIAWQVQLYQQLMRGDFDIHNFQKLLKFRTFYIEGPTPEMITQQIVSQFKQIERL, encoded by the coding sequence ATGCTTATCGGAATGTCAGACAGTGGTCAACTTACAATGGCCAATCACGCAGATGGTAATACTGCTTATTATTGCCCACACTGCAAATCGAAACTTATTTTGAAAAAAGGAAATACTAAAGTGCCGCATTTTGCACATTATCATCTATCTCCAACTTATTGCAGTAAATCAGAAACGCTCTTACATTATCAAGTGAAATATTATTTAGCTTATCTCTTAAAAAATCATGGTTATGATGTGCAAATTGAGCCTTATATTAAAGGTGCTTATCAATATCCTGATTTATTGGTAAATCAACAATTTGCGTTAGAAATTCAATTTTCCAATATATCTGTTACAGAAATTCAAAAAAGAAGTTTAGGATTACAACTTCGAGGTATTCAGGTAATCTGGATTGCTGATTTAAATCAAATAATGACATCACAGATGCGTTTTAATCAAATGATCAGCAGTTTCATTCATCCTTACGATAGAAATTTATATGCTTTTGACACAGGCAGCCAAACTTTAAAAGTAATCGAAAATATTCAACATATAGGCGGGAGCAGGTTCAAAGGAATGCTACGAAGAGCGGATGTAGAGACTATATTTCAACAGCGTAAATCTGAAATAACACATGAGGTTAAAAGGCTGACGAGCACTCAGATACATCGTTATGTGAAAAGTTGTCGTAAAGCACGTTCAGTATTAGAACCGACGCTAAGTAGTTTATATCAGATGAGAAAGAATACAGAGTGGCTGGCGCATCATTGTAATTATCTTTTCCCTCAGCAACTATACATTTGTAATCATCCTATTGCCTGGCAAGTGCAACTATATCAACAACTAATGCGTGGCGATTTTGACATACACAACTTTCAGAAGCTCTTGAAATTCCGGACTTTTTATATAGAAGGTCCGACACCAGAAATGATTACGCAACAAATTGTCAGTCAATTCAAACAAATAGAGCGCTTATAG
- a CDS encoding winged helix-turn-helix domain-containing protein, producing MTDMKLMTKALLDEKNFQILKVTSKEPKTTKEIAALLKLPTSNLYYAIKKLIEIDALRVVEKNTIGNLIEHKYSSQHLSDFNLDINHEQDTSIFESYLKLYLVSQQKALSLLKSDLENEPKEDSVKLILKDVELTKEQWTQFQTHIETFINQLEKNEENPKDMYRISLAAYKQ from the coding sequence ATGACCGACATGAAACTAATGACAAAGGCACTATTAGACGAGAAAAACTTTCAAATTTTGAAGGTTACTTCAAAAGAACCGAAAACGACAAAAGAAATAGCAGCTTTATTGAAATTACCTACTAGTAATTTATACTATGCGATAAAAAAATTAATCGAAATAGACGCTTTAAGAGTGGTTGAAAAGAATACAATTGGAAATTTGATTGAACATAAATACAGTAGTCAACATTTATCAGACTTTAATTTGGATATAAACCATGAACAAGATACTTCTATATTTGAGAGTTATTTAAAATTATATTTAGTTTCGCAACAGAAGGCATTAAGTTTATTAAAATCCGATTTAGAAAACGAGCCAAAAGAAGATTCAGTCAAACTTATTTTAAAAGATGTAGAATTAACTAAGGAACAATGGACACAGTTCCAAACGCATATTGAAACTTTTATAAATCAATTAGAAAAAAATGAAGAAAATCCAAAAGATATGTATAGAATATCACTTGCAGCTTATAAACAATAA
- the spxA gene encoding transcriptional regulator SpxA — MVTLFTSPSCTSCRKAKAWLQEHDIPYTERNIFSEHLTIDEIKQILKMTEDGTDEIISTRSKTYQKLNVDIDSLPLQELYTIIQDNPGLLRRPIILDEKRLQVGYNEDEIRRFLPRKVRTFQLQEAQRMVDL, encoded by the coding sequence ATGGTAACACTATTCACATCACCAAGCTGCACATCTTGCCGTAAAGCGAAAGCATGGTTACAAGAACATGACATTCCGTATACGGAGCGTAACATTTTTTCAGAACACTTAACAATTGATGAAATTAAACAAATCTTAAAAATGACAGAAGACGGAACAGATGAGATTATCTCAACTCGTTCTAAAACATATCAAAAATTAAACGTCGATATCGACTCTTTACCATTGCAAGAATTATATACAATCATTCAAGATAACCCAGGTCTATTACGTCGACCAATTATCTTAGATGAAAAACGTTTGCAAGTAGGTTATAACGAAGACGAAATCCGTCGTTTCTTACCAAGAAAAGTGCGTACGTTCCAATTACAAGAAGCACAACGAATGGTGGACTTATAA
- a CDS encoding C47 family peptidase: MNSIKLSFKNAAIILFSFIMALSGVFAFSPSTYAQDKGPASLKVKVSNTEVPAKAEQQAKAQFSSYAQALSQIDKTGSNGEYKLGNPFKIYKLNGQEDGNYYYPIMQGDTIKYVLTVTPKNENDLNVNKNSANYSVHISKFIADALNQYRQNNIPVTIFTNKDGYFVEHDNKVSMIKQTKLADDQTPVATPAPPKVQTNQTVDASKAVAAQKSVATKYVNTLPHFQIRETQGNNGWCAGFTMAALLNATKNTNQYRAQDIMRTIHPGLSGQRFQFTGLTPDEMIQYGRSQGKNPRLYNGMPSFEMVDQYTSKNQGIAILSQRLEASPNGLHGRHAMAVVGNAVLANGQKVIVFWNPWDRDVSLQPADSDIIPVSDGSHFKWFSAIPGY, from the coding sequence TTGAACAGCATCAAATTGAGTTTTAAGAACGCAGCAATAATTTTATTTTCTTTCATCATGGCATTAAGTGGTGTCTTTGCTTTTTCACCCTCTACTTATGCACAAGACAAGGGTCCTGCCTCTTTAAAAGTAAAAGTCAGCAATACTGAAGTTCCTGCTAAAGCAGAACAGCAAGCCAAAGCTCAATTCTCTAGTTACGCGCAAGCATTGTCCCAGATTGATAAAACAGGTTCAAATGGCGAATATAAACTAGGTAATCCATTCAAAATTTATAAATTAAATGGGCAAGAAGACGGCAACTACTATTATCCAATTATGCAAGGTGACACAATCAAATATGTCTTGACCGTGACACCTAAAAACGAAAATGATTTAAATGTAAATAAAAATAGTGCAAATTACAGCGTACACATTTCTAAGTTTATCGCGGATGCACTCAATCAATATCGTCAAAATAATATACCTGTCACTATATTCACAAATAAAGACGGTTATTTTGTCGAACATGATAATAAAGTGTCCATGATTAAACAAACTAAGTTAGCAGATGATCAAACACCTGTTGCTACACCTGCCCCTCCTAAAGTACAAACGAACCAAACTGTCGATGCTTCAAAAGCTGTAGCTGCTCAAAAGAGTGTTGCTACCAAATATGTCAATACATTGCCTCATTTCCAAATTCGCGAAACACAAGGTAATAATGGTTGGTGTGCAGGATTTACCATGGCTGCCTTATTAAATGCCACTAAAAATACTAACCAATATAGAGCGCAAGATATTATGCGCACAATTCACCCAGGATTATCTGGCCAACGATTCCAATTCACTGGTTTAACGCCAGATGAAATGATTCAATATGGTCGTTCACAAGGTAAAAATCCTAGATTATACAATGGTATGCCAAGTTTCGAAATGGTAGACCAATACACATCTAAAAATCAGGGTATAGCAATACTAAGTCAAAGACTTGAAGCATCACCTAATGGCTTGCATGGCCGTCATGCAATGGCAGTGGTAGGTAATGCTGTACTTGCAAATGGACAAAAAGTAATTGTATTTTGGAATCCATGGGACCGCGATGTATCCTTACAACCTGCTGACAGCGATATTATCCCTGTATCAGATGGTTCTCACTTCAAATGGTTCTCAGCAATCCCTGGTTACTAA
- a CDS encoding MFS transporter — protein MATRSKNGFYLAGGRILSSTGDSIYGLTVVWYIYQITHSTIYTGATFLLIYSAQALHFLFGPIIERVHKKRILVYTQLSQFVIMCMVPLAIIFHFENLYLILTVVFIVSVLENIEGTAEISIVPSLMAESSIAKYNAIVNSAQQIVNVMMAFAFSFIIFYISVKDIYLFNAFTYLIAFLLFMKLKYDKSNYSLKEKPNGYMIGLKEGFEYFKSSIFIWITLPLAIVNGVLSGLNAVIPKYAEELGDQNSYGWIMFSISCGLLIGSLVSQYFVRFQVGRLVSMAALVIFILLLLSYFIHHVVISIIILGLALIPLGIINMSLLTFTQTNVNENYLARVVSISESILFIMMPLGAIIGGVIAQLWQASIVILIAAFTFAWISLLFISKRKLKNLPSIVNKE, from the coding sequence GTGGCAACTAGGAGTAAAAATGGTTTTTATTTAGCAGGAGGAAGAATTTTATCTTCAACAGGGGACAGTATCTATGGATTAACGGTAGTATGGTATATTTATCAAATAACACATAGCACGATTTATACGGGTGCAACATTTTTATTAATATATTCAGCGCAAGCATTGCACTTTTTATTTGGACCTATAATTGAGCGGGTGCATAAAAAGCGTATTCTAGTTTATACACAACTGTCTCAGTTTGTAATAATGTGTATGGTTCCGTTAGCAATTATATTTCATTTCGAGAATCTCTATTTAATATTAACTGTTGTTTTTATAGTTTCAGTTTTAGAAAATATTGAAGGGACTGCTGAAATTAGTATAGTACCAAGTTTAATGGCGGAATCGAGCATTGCAAAATATAATGCAATTGTTAACAGTGCACAGCAAATTGTAAATGTGATGATGGCATTTGCCTTTTCATTTATTATTTTTTATATTTCAGTCAAAGATATTTACTTATTTAATGCTTTTACATATTTGATTGCTTTTTTACTATTCATGAAGTTGAAATATGATAAATCTAATTATTCATTAAAGGAGAAACCTAATGGATATATGATCGGTTTAAAAGAAGGCTTTGAATATTTCAAGTCATCTATTTTTATTTGGATTACTCTTCCGTTAGCAATAGTGAATGGAGTTCTGAGTGGTTTGAATGCAGTAATCCCAAAATATGCTGAAGAGTTAGGTGATCAAAATAGTTATGGATGGATAATGTTCTCAATCTCGTGTGGCTTGTTGATTGGAAGTTTAGTAAGTCAATATTTTGTGAGATTCCAAGTTGGTAGGTTGGTATCGATGGCTGCTTTAGTTATTTTTATCTTATTACTTTTATCTTATTTCATTCATCATGTTGTGATATCAATTATTATTTTGGGTCTTGCTCTAATCCCTTTAGGCATTATTAATATGTCCCTTTTAACCTTCACGCAAACCAATGTGAATGAAAATTATTTAGCGAGAGTAGTATCTATATCAGAAAGTATTTTATTCATTATGATGCCTTTAGGTGCAATAATAGGGGGAGTTATCGCTCAATTATGGCAGGCTTCGATAGTAATATTAATCGCTGCTTTTACTTTCGCATGGATTAGTTTATTATTTATATCGAAGCGTAAGTTGAAAAACTTGCCATCAATAGTGAATAAGGAATGA
- a CDS encoding ThiF family adenylyltransferase yields MLIFLNKQGYLEDNLTLYNKNELNSRIINFISTFPNYSYHEYNRQLKETNICIIGLGTAGSHIVELLVKMEFKNLTLIDHDIVQTKNICSQNYIKNDVGKFKVEAINKKISKIKEHNTKFFCKKISNYSELKKTLNLNNINFLIISADDFYLTIDILENIFIEFPSIKIIQTGYSLLNIQLCVINYTNYKEYLKQIKDSLQTYKVLDEIIIANTGSILDSYFIAFFATKIILDYTIYNQCDSIFSFDYLTNTLKKSK; encoded by the coding sequence ATGCTTATTTTTTTAAATAAGCAAGGTTATTTAGAAGATAATTTAACTTTATATAATAAAAATGAACTGAATAGTCGCATTATTAATTTTATATCAACATTTCCTAATTATTCTTATCATGAGTACAATCGTCAATTAAAAGAAACAAATATATGTATAATTGGTCTTGGCACTGCAGGAAGTCATATTGTTGAATTATTAGTAAAAATGGAATTTAAAAATCTAACCTTAATTGACCATGATATAGTCCAAACGAAAAATATTTGCTCACAAAATTATATTAAAAATGATGTAGGAAAATTCAAAGTAGAAGCTATAAACAAAAAAATTTCAAAGATTAAAGAACATAATACGAAGTTTTTCTGTAAAAAAATAAGTAATTATTCTGAGCTGAAAAAGACTCTCAATTTAAATAATATTAATTTTTTGATAATATCAGCAGATGATTTTTATTTAACAATTGATATATTAGAAAATATTTTTATCGAATTTCCATCTATAAAAATTATTCAAACTGGATACTCATTACTTAACATACAACTTTGCGTAATTAATTATACTAATTACAAAGAATACCTTAAACAAATCAAAGATTCCTTGCAGACATACAAAGTATTAGACGAAATTATTATTGCAAATACTGGCTCAATATTAGATTCTTATTTCATTGCCTTCTTTGCGACCAAAATTATTTTAGATTATACGATATACAACCAATGCGATTCAATTTTCTCTTTCGATTATTTAACTAACACTTTAAAGAAATCTAAATAA
- the mecA gene encoding adaptor protein MecA — translation MRIERVDDTTVKLFITYGDIESRGFKREDLWTNRQRGEEFFWSMMEEINEEEDFVVEGPLWIQVHAFEKGVEVVISKSKNEEMMNMADDNMNNEFDRQLNELLEQTFEDENEESAQGSQQQRKAHASDHSKRARHTNGRLVIVKFDDLESVIDYAHHSNQPTDDFEDLLYMLNNEYYYAIHFDDNVGEEVINDFYSQLLEFTQPSDKSEVYLNDYGKIIMSHNVTAQVRRFFTDTTEA, via the coding sequence ATGAGAATAGAGCGCGTAGATGATACAACAGTTAAACTTTTCATAACGTATGGTGACATTGAATCAAGAGGTTTCAAAAGAGAAGACTTATGGACAAACCGTCAACGCGGTGAAGAATTCTTCTGGTCTATGATGGAAGAAATCAATGAGGAAGAAGATTTTGTAGTCGAAGGCCCTCTATGGATTCAAGTTCATGCTTTTGAAAAAGGCGTGGAAGTTGTCATTTCTAAATCGAAAAATGAAGAAATGATGAATATGGCTGATGACAATATGAATAATGAATTCGATCGACAATTAAATGAATTACTTGAACAAACATTTGAAGATGAAAATGAAGAAAGTGCACAAGGTAGTCAACAACAAAGAAAAGCACATGCTTCAGATCATTCTAAACGTGCACGTCATACAAATGGACGTTTAGTGATTGTAAAATTTGATGATTTAGAGTCAGTTATCGATTATGCTCACCACAGCAATCAACCAACTGATGACTTTGAAGATTTATTATATATGTTAAATAACGAATATTATTACGCAATTCACTTCGATGATAACGTAGGTGAAGAAGTAATTAATGATTTCTACAGTCAATTACTTGAGTTTACTCAACCAAGCGATAAATCAGAAGTATACTTGAATGATTACGGCAAAATTATTATGAGTCATAATGTAACAGCTCAAGTTCGTCGTTTCTTTACTGATACAACAGAAGCTTAA
- the yjbH gene encoding protease adaptor protein YjbH — MSEELKLICNNRQDDTNLSPVSKIEIYSFFDPFDEDCFKLSAILSKLRVEYKQYIRIRHILNPSLRILTKCQAQSSSENDNIALAYKAAELQGRSRAERFIHLMQNEIIPKRDIITEEMIKTAAKNAGLEYEVFKEDLKSGKLKDSLKVDLHIAREMEIDQAPSLVFFNEDVTEEGLKVEGLYPYHIYTYIINELMGTPIEKELPPKLETYIKEQQFVTFEELLTIYEWPEKMLLKELKKLALQQKIEKLSNPEGDFWKAK; from the coding sequence ATGTCTGAAGAATTAAAGTTAATATGTAACAATAGACAAGATGATACCAATCTTTCACCTGTGAGTAAAATTGAAATTTATTCTTTCTTCGATCCCTTTGATGAAGATTGCTTTAAACTTTCAGCAATCTTGTCAAAATTAAGGGTTGAATATAAACAATATATCCGTATTCGTCATATTTTAAACCCATCTTTGCGGATTTTAACAAAATGTCAAGCACAAAGCAGTTCAGAAAATGATAATATCGCTTTGGCATATAAAGCAGCAGAATTACAAGGCCGTTCTCGTGCAGAACGTTTCATTCATCTCATGCAGAATGAAATTATTCCCAAGCGAGACATCATTACTGAAGAAATGATCAAGACTGCGGCTAAGAATGCGGGATTAGAATATGAAGTATTCAAGGAAGACTTAAAGAGTGGCAAACTCAAAGACAGTTTGAAAGTTGATTTGCATATTGCGCGTGAAATGGAAATTGATCAAGCACCTTCCCTTGTGTTCTTTAACGAAGACGTGACTGAAGAAGGCTTAAAAGTTGAGGGATTGTATCCATATCACATTTATACTTATATTATTAATGAGTTAATGGGAACCCCTATCGAAAAAGAATTACCGCCTAAACTCGAGACTTATATCAAAGAGCAGCAATTTGTTACATTTGAAGAGTTATTAACGATATATGAATGGCCAGAAAAAATGTTATTAAAAGAGTTGAAGAAATTAGCACTGCAACAGAAAATAGAAAAACTCAGCAATCCAGAAGGCGATTTTTGGAAAGCGAAATAA
- a CDS encoding truncated hemoglobin YjbI: protein MAPNPYEVIGKERLYSMIDYFYSLVEKDERINYLFPGDFAETSRKQKQFLTQFLGGPALYTEEHGHPMLKMRHMEFRITSFERDAWLENMNKAIQHAELPAGVDEYLYERLRMTAHHMVNSEN, encoded by the coding sequence ATGGCTCCAAATCCATATGAAGTCATAGGTAAAGAGCGATTATATAGTATGATAGATTACTTTTATTCTCTTGTTGAAAAAGATGAAAGAATAAACTATCTCTTTCCTGGTGACTTTGCTGAAACAAGTCGCAAGCAAAAACAATTTTTAACACAGTTTTTAGGCGGACCTGCTTTATACACTGAAGAGCACGGACACCCGATGCTGAAAATGCGACATATGGAATTTAGAATCACATCATTTGAAAGAGACGCCTGGTTAGAAAATATGAATAAAGCGATTCAACATGCAGAGCTCCCTGCAGGTGTTGATGAATACCTATATGAAAGACTGCGGATGACAGCCCATCATATGGTTAATTCTGAAAATTAA
- a CDS encoding CYTH domain-containing protein, whose product MAINQEIEYKQLLSEEEYTALKKAFFNSQQPFTQTNFYIDTPNFELAEQLMALRIRQIGKEYEMTLKVPAEIGLTEYNNETHIVPEHGQHIHSKQLPEDIFSVLKDSGIDTEKLHVLGALTTHRMETKIEEGLLVLDHSEYLGIEDYELEFEVENPETGLAKFQSILKEFNIKSYVPKNKVQRFFEAKSK is encoded by the coding sequence ATGGCGATTAATCAAGAAATCGAATACAAACAACTCTTATCTGAAGAGGAATATACTGCTTTGAAAAAAGCTTTTTTTAATAGCCAGCAGCCATTTACACAAACTAATTTTTATATTGATACGCCGAACTTTGAGTTAGCTGAACAATTAATGGCTTTACGCATTCGTCAAATCGGCAAAGAATATGAAATGACTTTAAAAGTACCTGCAGAGATTGGATTGACTGAATATAATAACGAAACGCACATTGTACCAGAACATGGACAACATATTCATTCAAAACAATTACCAGAAGATATCTTTTCAGTCTTGAAGGATTCTGGTATTGATACGGAAAAACTGCATGTATTAGGGGCACTGACAACCCATAGAATGGAAACAAAAATCGAAGAAGGGCTACTGGTTCTCGACCATAGCGAATATTTGGGTATTGAAGATTATGAATTAGAATTTGAAGTTGAAAATCCTGAAACTGGTTTGGCCAAATTTCAAAGTATTTTAAAAGAATTCAATATTAAATCTTATGTACCAAAAAATAAAGTTCAACGTTTTTTCGAAGCTAAAAGTAAATAA
- a CDS encoding UPF0738 family protein codes for MRIYVNEIKVKDDGIYCYTDKSTEGLTEAGQMLVDSDNYGFAYILDDGQSYSYLIFVKETWSMLHENKGKAIYINDDLKLEMFDQELDYILSNIKGNSNYGKDFVAEVEEAFELE; via the coding sequence ATGCGAATTTATGTGAATGAAATCAAGGTGAAAGACGATGGCATCTATTGCTATACTGATAAATCTACAGAAGGTTTAACGGAAGCAGGACAAATGCTTGTGGATAGTGACAATTATGGGTTTGCCTACATATTAGATGATGGACAATCCTATTCTTATCTTATCTTTGTGAAAGAAACATGGTCGATGCTCCATGAAAATAAGGGTAAAGCAATATATATCAATGATGATTTAAAATTAGAAATGTTTGATCAAGAATTAGACTATATTCTAAGTAATATTAAAGGCAACTCAAATTACGGTAAAGACTTTGTAGCGGAAGTTGAGGAAGCATTTGAGTTGGAGTGA
- the pepF gene encoding oligoendopeptidase F → MSQQLTREQQEQKHPEYTWDLTTIFESDEAFEKAFKEVEGYLGAEEKFKGHLADSAETLYEALSLEDKIETELEKVYVYAHLKQDQDTGNDKYTGYEARAHQLAIKLSSSWSFLVPEILQIDEDTIQVFINENKDLERYAFDLKLINEQRPHILSADKEKLLTEAQDALSTPSNVYGMFSNADLEFEDAVDKDGNKHPLTQGTFIKYLESDDRELRRSAFRNLYKAYGAYNNTLAATLTGEVKKHVFNARTHNYKTAREQALSNNHIPEEVYDNLVKTVHKYLPLLHRYTALRKEVLGLDDMKMYDLYTPLVKDIQFEMPYDEAVEWMLKALEPMGEEYLEVVKEGLNNRWVDVYENKGKRSGGYSSGAHLTNPFILLNWSDTVSDLFTLIHEFGHSAHSYFSRKNQPSNHSDYSIFVAEVASTTNEALLSDYMEKNLDDERRLLLLNQELERFRATLFRQTMFAEFEHRIHQIEEAGEPLTANRMNEEYAKLNREYFGDIVETDEDISKEWSRIPHFYMNYYVYQYATGYSAAQSLSYQILNEGKPAVERFINEFLKKGSSNYPIEILKNAGVDMKSPEPIEQACQTFERKLDEFEKLIKA, encoded by the coding sequence ATGAGTCAACAATTGACAAGAGAACAACAAGAACAGAAACATCCTGAGTATACTTGGGATTTAACAACAATTTTCGAAAGTGATGAAGCGTTCGAGAAAGCTTTCAAAGAAGTAGAGGGTTACTTAGGCGCTGAAGAAAAATTTAAAGGTCATTTAGCTGATAGTGCAGAAACATTATATGAAGCATTGTCTTTAGAAGATAAAATTGAAACTGAATTAGAAAAAGTCTATGTTTATGCACATCTTAAACAAGACCAAGACACAGGCAATGATAAATATACGGGGTACGAAGCACGTGCACATCAGTTAGCAATTAAATTAAGTTCAAGCTGGAGTTTCCTTGTGCCAGAAATTTTGCAAATTGATGAAGATACAATTCAAGTATTTATTAATGAAAATAAAGATTTAGAACGTTATGCTTTTGATTTAAAATTAATCAATGAACAACGTCCGCATATTTTAAGTGCAGATAAAGAGAAATTATTAACTGAAGCTCAAGATGCATTATCTACACCAAGCAATGTTTACGGCATGTTCAGCAATGCTGATTTAGAATTTGAAGATGCAGTTGACAAAGATGGAAATAAACATCCGCTCACTCAAGGTACATTTATCAAATATCTAGAATCAGATGATCGCGAACTACGTCGTTCAGCATTCCGCAATTTATATAAAGCTTATGGCGCTTATAATAATACGTTAGCAGCTACGTTAACAGGTGAAGTGAAAAAACACGTATTCAATGCACGTACTCATAATTATAAAACAGCACGTGAACAAGCATTGAGTAACAACCATATTCCAGAAGAAGTATATGATAACTTAGTTAAAACAGTTCATAAATATCTTCCTTTATTGCATCGCTATACTGCTTTACGTAAAGAAGTATTAGGATTAGACGACATGAAAATGTATGATTTATACACACCACTGGTTAAAGATATCCAATTCGAAATGCCTTATGATGAAGCGGTAGAATGGATGCTTAAAGCATTAGAACCGATGGGCGAAGAATATCTAGAAGTGGTTAAAGAAGGATTGAACAATCGCTGGGTCGATGTATATGAAAATAAAGGTAAACGTTCAGGTGGTTACTCTTCTGGCGCGCATTTAACTAATCCATTCATCTTATTGAACTGGTCAGATACTGTTTCGGATTTATTTACACTCATTCATGAATTCGGACACTCTGCGCACAGTTATTTCAGCAGAAAAAATCAACCATCTAATCACAGCGACTATTCAATTTTCGTGGCAGAAGTAGCTTCAACTACAAACGAAGCTTTACTAAGTGATTATATGGAAAAAAACTTGGACGATGAACGTCGTCTGCTGTTGTTGAACCAAGAATTAGAACGTTTCCGTGCAACACTCTTCCGTCAAACAATGTTTGCAGAATTCGAGCATAGAATTCACCAAATCGAAGAAGCGGGAGAACCTTTAACTGCTAATCGTATGAACGAAGAATATGCGAAATTAAATCGTGAGTACTTCGGTGATATCGTAGAAACTGATGAAGATATCAGCAAAGAATGGTCACGTATTCCGCACTTCTACATGAATTACTATGTATATCAATATGCAACGGGTTATAGTGCTGCGCAAAGTTTAAGTTATCAAATCTTGAATGAAGGTAAACCTGCAGTCGAACGCTTTATTAATGAATTCTTGAAAAAAGGCAGCTCAAATTATCCAATCGAAATTCTTAAAAACGCTGGAGTAGATATGAAATCTCCAGAACCTATTGAGCAAGCGTGCCAAACTTTCGAAAGAAAATTAGACGAGTTTGAAAAATTAATCAAAGCGTAA
- a CDS encoding GTP pyrophosphokinase: protein MNQWDRFLTPYRQAVDELKIKLKGLRKIYDLEQDASPIEFVTGRVKPLTSIIEKATERGIPFDRLHEEMYDIAGLRIMCQFVDDIEIVVNLLRQRKDFKVIEERDYINNTKESGYRSYHVIIEYPIETLDGQSKILAEIQIRTLAMNFWATIEHTLRYKYDGDYPPEIQKRLENAAEAAFSLDEEMSEIKDEIQEAQRYYSKKRAKKHNQE from the coding sequence ATGAATCAATGGGATCGATTTTTAACCCCTTATAGACAAGCAGTGGATGAATTAAAGATAAAATTAAAAGGCTTGCGTAAAATATACGATTTGGAACAAGATGCATCACCGATTGAATTTGTGACAGGTCGTGTCAAACCTTTGACGAGCATTATTGAAAAGGCCACAGAAAGAGGCATTCCATTTGATCGCTTGCATGAAGAAATGTATGATATTGCAGGTTTAAGAATCATGTGCCAATTTGTGGATGATATTGAAATTGTGGTTAATTTATTACGTCAAAGAAAAGATTTTAAAGTTATCGAAGAAAGAGATTACATCAATAATACGAAAGAGAGCGGTTATCGCTCTTATCATGTAATCATAGAATATCCAATCGAAACATTAGATGGACAAAGTAAAATTTTAGCGGAGATACAAATTCGTACTTTAGCTATGAATTTCTGGGCGACGATTGAACACACTTTACGTTACAAATATGATGGGGACTATCCTCCAGAAATTCAAAAGCGCTTAGAGAATGCGGCTGAAGCAGCTTTTTCATTAGATGAAGAAATGTCTGAGATTAAAGATGAAATACAAGAAGCGCAACGTTATTATTCGAAAAAAAGGGCGAAAAAACATAATCAAGAGTGA